In Trachemys scripta elegans isolate TJP31775 chromosome 10, CAS_Tse_1.0, whole genome shotgun sequence, the sequence AACCACAACCTGTTGCCACAATGTTAAGCACAACAGTCTGGGTCTACACCATGTGCTAATTTGTGTCGAATGTGTTACCATGACTCCACGAGGCCGTGTTCTAACACAATGGAATTTTCCGGTGCAGACAAGCTCTCAGGGTGCAATATGTGCGTCAAAGGAAATGCAACCCAGTCTGCACTTTATGGCTTGGCAGCATCTCAGACAGAGTCCTTGGGACCCAAGCTCAGAGCGCTCAGCACCAGGATCAGACCTTTTGTCCTTCCAGATTCTTTAGTTTAatgtatggggggtgggggtggatagaGGTTGTTTCTGGAATCCATCTtcattcctctctcctccctgggACACTCCCCAAGGGAAATCAGGAAGGCTTCTTTGTGTTATTGTGCAGCTGGCAAGAAtcctgggggctgctgctgcccccgcccTCTGCCTCCTGAAAGCCCAGAGGGTGGGGAAATCAGGTTCGTTTCCATTTCAATGGCTGGGTGGAATGGAGTGAACTGCACTTCTTTGCAGGCTCTCAAGTGCGCTTTGTCAAGGCAATGGCAGTAAAACAGAGGCCATCTGAAAAAGGCCCCTATTGACAGGCTGCAAGGCGTGAACAATCTTCTCTACCATAAAGGCACCAGCTCGCTGCATGGCCCACGGGAGACAAAGGGAATGAACCAGCCCAGAAAATGCTATTCACCCCTTTTACTTGCAGTGATTAAAACCCATATCCaaccctgtctccctccctcccccgctaaACTCCTGACCACTGCCACCCCTTAcacaccagccctgcaaactctcCGAGCAACAGACATGCTCACACTCCGTTCCCACATCAACAGCAATCCCCCAGACCACCACGGACCTCTCCATGCCCAGAGTCACTTTCACACCTCTGTGTCTCTATCCTTCCCCACAAGCCCAGCCCTACCGCCCTCCCCATTCAGGTCCTTGGCAAGGCTGGCTAGGGACATTTCCCCAAACCGGGCATAAAAATCAATTGGCCTGCAGGTAAGACCACTTGTGCATAGCAGTGTAACCCACCGAGAGCTGACTAGTGCCCACCCTCTGCTAGTCAGTGCTCAATTTACAGTCACCGCCAGCACTGCCCCAGTCACACACACTCCAAGCCTGGCTCACCACTGCCCTGTGGCTTGCACTTACCCTAGTGCAAAAGGCTGCCTCTGCCTGGCATTCTGATTGGGCAGCATTTTGCACAGGCTGTGCAAGGCGCAGAGCAAGGGAGGAATTGGACCCTCCCAGTCCACTCTTCTGCCTCCTCCACACCGAGACAGGCAGCAACCATCCAAGCTAGCCTCTGCTGGCCTCTCCACTCCAGAGGCTCCACCTTTGCTCTTCTTCTGGCCTCTGGAGCCTCACAGCAAATCCCCCTCTGCCTAACCCACACCAACCTCTGCCACCCACACTGTGCAAAGAGGCCCTGAGCTCATGTTGGCTGCAGAAAGATTAGCCAGATGAGCAGAAGAGATCCATCTGAGGCATGACAAGAATGGCTGTGTGATTActaggatgggggggggagagaggaaggtgtAAGTGAGCCCGTTTCTGCAGAGACTAGCAGgaacctcttcctgccccattttgGGAAAGCCTGGAGACCACACTAGCAGCTGTAGGAACTGGAAGGCCgggagagcagaggggaagggggcggagagatggagggggctctgggaaggggctgcaacaggaggggaaagggaacaatGGGTCTGCAACTGCCTGGAAGATGAATGGAAAAGATTTCCCCCGTCACTGGGTGTGggggtccccccgccccccacccagaGGGATGGTAGAAGCGCAGCGCCAGCACTTTGTACCGGGGATCTGACCGCGGAGTGCACCGGGACCGGGGGGAACATGCACCCGGGGGCCTGACTGCACTGCAAAGTGGGGGCGTGCAACCGGGCATCTGACTGCACCGTGAACCGGATAGCGGGGCAAGCAACCGGGCACCTGACTGCACAGGTCAGCCGGGCGTGCACCGGGCATCTGACTACAGCGGTCACCGAGGCGTGCAACCGGGCACCTGACTGCACCGTGCACCGGACAGCGGGTCTGCGCCAGCCCAACTTGTGACTGGGATCCGACGGCCACTTGCTCTAGGACGGGGGAGCCCGCCACCGGAACCAGCACTGGGCCCTTCGAGTCACCTGGGGACGGCCCGCTCGGACTGCAGTCGAGCTGTGCCTGGCGGAGCAGGCGGCAGCTGTTGCCTGGCCCCGGGGTAGGAGCGCAGGCTGGAGGCGGAGCCGGGCGCTGGAGCGCATGGAGCCTGGGGCGCCGCTCGCTCCATGTGGCTGTTCCTGCCGCTGCTGCTGTGTTGGGGCCGCGCTGGCGGCGGCGCCCCGGGGGAGCCCTGCTGGGAAGCGCTGCTCCGCTGCCAGGACGAGCCGGACTGCGGCTCCGCCTATAGCCAGTCGCAGGCGGCCTGCGAGCCGGTGCTGGCCGGAGCCGGAGGAGGGGAGCCCCCCGGCGGCTGCCCCAGCCACTGCATCGGGGCGCTGGTGCGGCTGAACCGCAGCCGGAGCGGCCCGGCCCTGGAGCGCTGCGAGTGCGGGCAGGACGCGCGCTGCCGCCGGCTGAAGGCGGCCATCGAGCCGTGCCTGCCCCGGCCCTCCCGCAGCGGCCTGGGCTGCACGGCCGCCCGCTTCCGCTGTCAGCAGGAGCCCGCCTGCCGGGAGCCGCTGGACGCCTACTTGGCCCGCTGCGGGCAGCTCTTCAACGGGCGGCGCTGCACGGCCGCCTGCCGGGCCGCCATGGGGCAGCTGCTGGCCGCGCCGGGGGGCCCCGCGCTGGAGCGCTGCGTTTGCGACGGGCCCGAGCGCCCCTTCTGCCAGGTGCTCAAGGCCAACATGGGCCGCCTGTGCTCCGGGCCGCCCGCCGAGCCGGGCCCGGATGAGGACTACCGGGACGAGGAGCGGCTCCTGCGGGAAGAGGACGAGGGGCCGGGCGCGGGCGGCGCCTGGGTGCGCTCCGGGAGCCGCTCTCGGGACGCGCCGGCCTGGCGCGCCCTGGCACTGGGGGCCCTGCCGCTGGGGCTCCGGCTCCTCTCCTGGCCCTAGGCCGGGCTGCTCGGAGCCTGGCCCGGGGCTGACTCAGGGGGGGTCGAAGCGAGCTGGTGAGCAGCACCACGCGGAGGGGCCCCCTAGCGTTGGAGGTGGCTGCcatgagctggagcaggggtccCGGCTGACACTCAGGGTCGCTAGCCACCCGGAGGGCCCCGTTTAGAGGCGCCTTTCCCGGCACTGGGACTCTGGGTGCTTGTCCAGCATTTCTCCACGGGCTGAGGTTTCCATAGGGGTAGAGGTGGCTGGAGGGGCCGAGATGCCTTTTCCTTGGACCCCGGAAACATCATTTTCTCTTTCACCGGAGGAGAGATGCGGCAGGTGACTAGAGCCTACCAGGGGAGCCCAGCCAGGGACTGAGTCTGTTCTCTATATACTGCTCACCCTAAATTCTCAGTTCCAGGGGAAGAGCTAGTTTGAGGGACACTAGAGGGATCAGAAAATGCTGTAATCCCCATTCTTGCTCTTGTGTGTGGTTCATACCTGTGGACATAGGTATTCACCCAGAGGGGAGCTCTCCATTCCAAACACTAGGGCTAACAGAAGCCAGGAAATCTTCAAACATCTGGTTACAAAGCATTGAATTGAGGATGGCCCCACACTGTCCCAGCTGTTCAGGGctcatgagtcaggctccaagAAATTGAGACTGGCTAGAAAAaattgtgagatttaaaaaactaggagttatttttctttgcctttggGTTTTGAGCCTTTCGAGGGTCGTGTTTTTACACCCAGCCACAAGGGCAAGACATTTCCTTCATTAAAGAAATGAAAGTTTGGAGTCTTATGTGATGACAGATTTAAGTACAGCGCAAGACTTGCAATAGTTTTGCAatgagttggcaatactgtgttgGGAAGAGAGGGTCTTGTCTAATGCTTAGAGCAGAAGATGAGGAATCTGGATGCTTGGATTCTATTTCTAGCATTTCACTGGGTGAACTTAAGCAAAATTACATAAATTGCACACCAAGATTGAGAGTGGCTTTCAAAGCACATGGCAGCAAAACAGAGTTAGCAGAGGCACATTTTCCAGGCACAGGTTTGCAGTGTCCATAAGGCCCggccctctctctctgccttagtttaccccatctgtgaaatgggtttaataataataattcctatCTCACAGAAGTATTGGCAGAATGAACCAAAAtaattgacaaagccctggctgagatgatttagttgagattggtcctgctttgagcaggaggttggactagatggcctcctgaggtcccttccaaccctaatcttctatgattctaattaccTGGTTGATCCCCACTAG encodes:
- the LOC117883815 gene encoding growth arrest-specific protein 1-like gives rise to the protein MWLFLPLLLCWGRAGGGAPGEPCWEALLRCQDEPDCGSAYSQSQAACEPVLAGAGGGEPPGGCPSHCIGALVRLNRSRSGPALERCECGQDARCRRLKAAIEPCLPRPSRSGLGCTAARFRCQQEPACREPLDAYLARCGQLFNGRRCTAACRAAMGQLLAAPGGPALERCVCDGPERPFCQVLKANMGRLCSGPPAEPGPDEDYRDEERLLREEDEGPGAGGAWVRSGSRSRDAPAWRALALGALPLGLRLLSWP